A genomic stretch from Rhodobacterales bacterium HKCCA1288 includes:
- a CDS encoding enoyl-CoA hydratase/isomerase family protein has protein sequence MNYERILYELDDGIAVITLNRPDVLNALDTQMRAELTYAIGQAGASARVLVITGAGRAFCAGQDLGDAGRVADLNLERVLRDEYMPLISAIADCPIPVIAAVNGVAAGAGASLALICDVVIAAENARFIQAFAQIGLMPDAGATWVLPRLVGQARAMGAALFGEPVTAREAEAMGMIWQATSEAEFDATWRARAAHLASGPTQAYSKIKSALRASAQQGLEAQMLQEAAHQGALSRTRDFKEGVLAFNDKRKPTFEGR, from the coding sequence ATGAACTACGAGCGGATTCTCTATGAATTGGATGATGGCATTGCGGTGATTACGCTCAATCGTCCCGATGTCTTAAATGCGCTCGACACGCAGATGCGGGCCGAATTGACCTATGCGATTGGTCAGGCGGGGGCCTCTGCGCGGGTTTTGGTGATCACGGGCGCAGGTCGCGCCTTTTGCGCGGGACAGGATCTAGGCGATGCGGGCCGTGTGGCTGATCTCAATCTTGAGCGGGTTTTGCGGGATGAATACATGCCGCTGATCTCGGCGATTGCCGATTGCCCGATCCCTGTGATTGCGGCGGTCAATGGCGTGGCGGCGGGGGCGGGTGCAAGCCTTGCCTTGATCTGTGATGTCGTCATTGCTGCCGAAAATGCGCGATTCATCCAAGCTTTTGCGCAAATCGGCCTCATGCCTGATGCGGGGGCAACTTGGGTTTTGCCCCGCCTCGTGGGGCAGGCCCGCGCCATGGGGGCAGCACTTTTTGGCGAACCTGTCACCGCGCGGGAGGCCGAAGCGATGGGGATGATTTGGCAAGCCACAAGTGAGGCCGAATTTGACGCCACATGGCGCGCCCGCGCCGCGCATTTGGCCAGTGGCCCCACACAGGCCTACAGTAAGATAAAATCTGCACTGCGCGCCTCGGCGCAACAGGGGCTTGAGGCGCAAATGCTGCAAGAAGCCGCGCATCAAGGCGCGCTCAGCCGCACGCGCGATTTCAAAGAAGGCGTTTTGGCCTTTAACGATAAGCGCAAACCCACATTTGAAGGGCGCTAA
- a CDS encoding cytochrome c-type biogenesis protein CcmH — translation MRAFAKAALAAVWLISTPALAVQPDEVLPDPALEARAREISADLRCVVCRNESIDESNATVARDLRIFVRERIMMGDSNEQVIAEVVDRYGEYVLMRPPMSGSNLALWLAGPALLLLGFGVAFAFIRTRARSTNPTEAELTPEEQAALARILGDKQS, via the coding sequence ATGCGGGCCTTCGCAAAAGCCGCGCTTGCCGCAGTATGGTTGATCTCAACCCCCGCGCTTGCGGTGCAGCCTGATGAGGTTTTGCCTGATCCTGCCCTCGAGGCGCGGGCGCGTGAGATTTCAGCAGATTTGCGCTGCGTGGTGTGTCGCAATGAATCGATTGACGAAAGCAACGCCACAGTCGCCCGCGATCTGCGCATTTTCGTGCGCGAGCGGATCATGATGGGCGATAGCAACGAGCAGGTCATCGCAGAAGTGGTGGATCGGTATGGTGAATATGTGCTGATGCGTCCGCCGATGTCGGGTAGCAATCTGGCGCTTTGGCTCGCGGGGCCTGCCTTGCTTTTGTTGGGCTTTGGTGTGGCCTTTGCCTTTATCCGCACGCGAGCGCGCAGCACGAACCCCACCGAAGCAGAGCTCACCCCAGAAGAGCAGGCCGCGCTTGCGCGTATTCTTGGCGACAAGCAAAGTTGA
- a CDS encoding heme lyase CcmF/NrfE family subunit — protein sequence MIVEFGHFALVLAFAVAVFQMIVPMIGAHKNWSAWMAVASPAASLQFALVAISFAALTYAFVTSDFSLNLVVANSHTDKPLLYKISGVWGNHEGSLLLWVLILALFGASAAWFGANLPPRLRARVLAVQSSVGVAFYAFILFTSNPFLRLELPPFNGQDLNPLLQDPGLAFHPPFLYLGYVGLSMAFSFAVAALIEGRVDAAWARWVRPWTLAAWVFLTIGIGLGSWWAYYELGWGGFWFWDPVENASFMPWLIAAALLHSAIVVEKREALKSWTILLAILAFGFSLIGTFIVRSGIITSVHAFSNDPERGMFILLILAVFMGGAFTLYAFRAGAMEAKGVFSTVSRESGLVLNNLFLAVSSFVVFIGTIWPLVAEMFWGRTVSVGPPFFNAAFTPFAFAIAVALPIGAVLPWKRAQLGRAMRLMSGVALLTIALLGLFYALGTGRSLAGLITLALGVWLVAGAAVDLWQRTGQGREIAAKFGRLTRLPRADWGKAVAHAGLGITFIGVGALVTYQIEDIRVAQIGEEFDVGAYHLTVRDVREVQGPNYISTMAFVEVAKDGRIVDVLTPEKRIYPVAGMPTTEAGIDSGFTRDVYVALGDPQLDGGWAVRTWIKPFANWIWGGAIIMALGGALSLTDRRYRVAAGAARDRAAVGVPAE from the coding sequence ATGATCGTTGAATTTGGCCATTTTGCTTTGGTTTTGGCCTTTGCCGTGGCTGTGTTCCAAATGATTGTGCCGATGATTGGCGCACATAAAAATTGGAGCGCGTGGATGGCGGTTGCCAGCCCTGCGGCCAGCTTGCAATTCGCGCTTGTGGCGATTTCCTTTGCCGCGCTGACCTATGCCTTTGTAACCTCTGATTTCTCGCTGAATTTGGTTGTTGCCAATTCCCATACCGACAAGCCGCTGCTGTATAAAATCAGCGGTGTCTGGGGCAATCACGAAGGCTCGCTTCTTCTATGGGTTTTGATTTTGGCGCTATTTGGGGCCTCAGCCGCGTGGTTTGGTGCAAACCTGCCGCCGCGCCTGCGTGCGCGCGTCTTAGCCGTGCAATCTTCGGTGGGGGTTGCGTTTTACGCCTTTATTTTGTTCACATCGAACCCGTTTTTGCGGCTCGAATTGCCGCCCTTTAATGGCCAAGATTTGAACCCGCTTCTGCAAGATCCTGGTCTCGCCTTCCACCCGCCGTTTTTATACTTGGGGTATGTTGGCCTTAGTATGGCGTTCTCTTTTGCTGTGGCGGCCTTGATCGAAGGGCGCGTTGATGCAGCATGGGCCAGATGGGTGCGCCCATGGACATTGGCGGCATGGGTGTTCCTGACCATCGGGATCGGACTTGGGTCTTGGTGGGCCTATTACGAGCTTGGATGGGGCGGGTTCTGGTTCTGGGATCCAGTTGAAAACGCCTCTTTCATGCCGTGGTTGATTGCGGCGGCGCTGTTGCATTCGGCAATTGTGGTCGAAAAACGCGAGGCGCTGAAAAGCTGGACAATTCTCTTGGCGATTTTGGCCTTTGGTTTCTCGCTCATCGGCACATTTATCGTGCGCTCGGGCATCATCACATCGGTTCACGCCTTTTCGAATGATCCAGAGCGCGGGATGTTCATCCTGCTAATCTTGGCCGTTTTCATGGGCGGGGCCTTTACGCTCTATGCTTTCCGTGCTGGCGCGATGGAGGCTAAGGGCGTGTTCTCAACTGTGAGCCGCGAAAGCGGTTTGGTCTTGAATAACCTTTTTTTGGCGGTGTCATCGTTTGTTGTGTTCATCGGCACAATCTGGCCCTTGGTGGCAGAGATGTTCTGGGGCCGCACCGTTTCGGTAGGGCCACCTTTCTTTAATGCGGCCTTTACGCCCTTTGCCTTTGCCATTGCGGTGGCCTTGCCCATTGGGGCGGTGTTGCCGTGGAAACGCGCGCAGCTTGGCCGTGCCATGCGCCTGATGAGTGGTGTTGCCCTTTTGACCATCGCGCTTTTGGGTTTGTTTTATGCGCTTGGAACGGGGCGTTCCTTGGCGGGGTTGATTACCCTTGCGCTTGGGGTTTGGCTGGTCGCAGGGGCCGCCGTTGATCTGTGGCAGCGCACAGGGCAGGGGCGTGAGATTGCCGCGAAATTTGGCCGCCTGACCCGCCTGCCGCGCGCCGATTGGGGCAAGGCCGTGGCCCATGCAGGGCTAGGCATCACCTTTATTGGTGTGGGGGCCTTGGTGACCTATCAAATCGAAGATATCCGCGTGGCACAAATCGGCGAAGAATTCGATGTGGGCGCCTATCATTTGACAGTGCGCGATGTGCGCGAGGTGCAAGGGCCAAATTACATCTCAACCATGGCCTTTGTCGAAGTCGCCAAAGACGGGCGTATCGTGGATGTTTTGACCCCTGAAAAGCGGATATATCCCGTGGCGGGCATGCCCACCACGGAGGCAGGGATCGACAGTGGCTTTACCCGTGATGTTTATGTGGCGCTTGGCGATCCCCAGTTGGATGGGGGGTGGGCCGTGCGCACATGGATCAAACCCTTTGCAAATTGGATTTGGGGGGGCGCAATCATCATGGCGCTTGGCGGGGCGCTTAGCCTGACCGATCGGCGTTATCGTGTCGCGGCAGGGGCCGCGCGGGATCGCGCCGCTGTTGGGGTGCCTGCGGAATGA